A single Dermacentor variabilis isolate Ectoservices chromosome 9, ASM5094787v1, whole genome shotgun sequence DNA region contains:
- the LOC142558479 gene encoding uncharacterized protein LOC142558479 — protein sequence MGSQPPVPVPVPEAETHLLTTTPTSKIPAAATVPAVRTIPAAATVPAARTIPAAATVPAARTIPAAATVPSVRTIPAAPTIPVPRLPKNKPPLVCHMMSPQYTTDDTEKEKIMNAAVPSPGLCDYIVFDIPQEVDGKYDRAAYEFLGRHGNLSKYMFTVNVYDPILASLRKTLAKTTLTDTAREVLQTVPLRGFGILGEMSQLNASAFDAYTLLNDAGLLKLVYADDDSFG from the exons ATGGGGTCCCAGCCACCAGTACCAGTACCGGTACCAGAGGCTGAGACCCATTTGCTTACCACCACTCCGACCTCGAAAATTCCGGCTGCCGCGACAGTTCCGGCTGTTCGGACAATTCCGGCTGCCGCGACAGTTCCGGCTGCCCGGACAATTCCGGCTGCCGCGACAGTTCCGGCTGCCCGGACAATTCCGGCTGCCGCGACAGTTCCGTCTGTCCGGACAATTCCGGCGGCCCCGACAATTCCGGTCCCTCGTCTGCCGAAGA ACAAGCCCCCCTTGGTGTGCCACATGATGTCTCCGCAGTACACGACAGACGACACTGAAAAGGAAAAAATTATGAACGCTGCAGTGCCTAGTCCGGGACTGTGCGACTACATCGTGTTCGACATTCCACAGGAGGTGGACGGAAAGTACGACC GAGCGGCGTACGAGTTCCTAGGACGCCATGGCAACCTGTCCAAGTACATGTTCACCGTCAACGTCTACGATCCCATCCTGGCTTCTCTTAGAAAGACTCTCGCGAAAACAACGCTGACAGACACTGCACGAGAGGTACTGCAAACAGTGCCGCTGCGCGGCTTTGGGATCCTCGGCGAAATGAGTCAGCTAAACGCATCGGCGTTTGACGCCTACACGCTGCTCAACGACGCTGGGCTTCTAAAGTTAGTCTACGCG